The following coding sequences lie in one Cupriavidus sp. WKF15 genomic window:
- the zapE gene encoding cell division protein ZapE: MNVSEYYEKELKERGYHSDEAQLRAVARLQQCYDEWVAYKSRRSSAIRKLLVRPEVPKGVYMWGGVGRGKSFLMDSFYTCVPVVRKTRLHFHEFMREVHRQLEELRGRPDPLDELAKRIARRYRLICFDEFHVNDVADAMMLHRLLQQLFENGVQFVMTSNYRPDLLYPDGLHRDRVLPAIALLQQKLDVLNVDAGIDYRKRALEQVEAYHTPLDAKANSALRDAFTAIAGVADESPLLHIEHRELRALRKANGVVWFDFATLCGGPRSQNDYLELASQFHTVILSDVPRMTPRMSSEARRFTWLIDVFYDHKVKLLMSAEVPADELYVEGQMANEFHRTVSRIIEMQSREYLEAERRTMDTSLT, translated from the coding sequence ATGAACGTCAGCGAGTACTACGAGAAGGAACTGAAGGAACGCGGCTACCATTCCGACGAGGCGCAACTGCGCGCCGTGGCCCGCCTGCAGCAGTGCTATGACGAATGGGTGGCCTACAAGAGCCGCCGCAGCAGTGCCATCCGCAAGCTGCTGGTGCGCCCGGAAGTGCCCAAGGGCGTGTATATGTGGGGCGGGGTGGGGCGCGGGAAGTCCTTCCTGATGGACAGCTTCTATACCTGCGTCCCGGTAGTGCGAAAGACGCGCCTGCATTTCCACGAATTCATGCGCGAAGTGCATCGCCAACTGGAAGAGCTGCGCGGCCGGCCCGACCCGCTGGACGAACTGGCCAAGCGGATTGCGAGGCGCTACCGCCTGATCTGCTTCGATGAATTCCATGTCAATGACGTCGCCGATGCGATGATGCTGCACCGGCTGCTGCAACAGTTGTTCGAGAACGGCGTGCAGTTCGTCATGACGTCCAATTACCGGCCCGACCTGCTTTACCCGGACGGGTTGCACCGCGACCGTGTGCTGCCGGCCATCGCGTTGCTCCAGCAGAAGCTCGACGTGCTCAATGTCGATGCCGGGATCGACTATCGCAAGCGCGCTTTGGAACAGGTGGAGGCCTATCACACGCCGCTCGATGCCAAGGCGAATTCGGCGCTCCGCGATGCCTTTACCGCCATCGCTGGCGTGGCGGACGAGTCGCCGCTGCTGCATATCGAGCATCGCGAGTTGCGCGCGCTGCGCAAGGCCAATGGCGTGGTCTGGTTCGACTTTGCCACGCTGTGCGGCGGCCCGCGCTCGCAGAATGACTACCTGGAGCTGGCCTCCCAGTTCCATACGGTGATTTTGTCGGATGTTCCACGTATGACGCCGAGGATGTCTTCGGAAGCACGTCGTTTCACGTGGCTGATCGATGTGTTCTACGACCACAAGGTCAAGCTGCTGATGTCGGCCGAAGTCCCGGCGGATGAGCTTTACGTCGAGGGCCAGATGGCCAATGAATTTCATCGAACGGTGTCGCGCATTATCGAGATGCAGTCACGGGAGTATCTGGAAGCCGAGCGCCGGACCATGGACACCTCGCTGACCTGA